In Gemmatimonadales bacterium, the DNA window GTCGTGGCGAAGCTCTTGGCGAGGAAGGGCCCGAGCGGTTGGTATTCCCAGCTCTGGATGTCGCGCGCCGACCAGTCGTTCACCAGGCAGAGGCCCGCCAGGTGCTGCTCGGCTTGGCCGATCGGGATCGGAACCCCGAGCGCGTTGCCGGGCCCCACGATGAACCCGGCCTCCAGCTCATAGTCGAGCATCCGCGTGGGCCCGAGCGTGGGCGGCGCGTCGGGATCATGGCGCCGCTGCCCCGCCGGCCGCCGCACCGGCGCGCCGCTCGGCACGATCGACGACGCGCGGCCGTGATAGCCGATCGGAAGCCACTTGTAGTTGGGCAGCAGCGGATTGTCCGGCCGGAAGAGGCTGCCGACGTTGGTGGCATGGTGCACCGAGGCGTAGAAGTCGGTGTAGTCGCCGACTGCCATGGGGACGAACAGCTCGGCATCGGCCATCGGGACGAGCAGCTCCTCGCGTGCACGCGCGCCCGCCGCGAGCAACCGGCTCACGCCCAGCCTGAGCTCGCGCCGGAGGTCCGGGCTCGCGCCCAGAAAATCGTTGAGCGCGGGGCCGATGCAGCCGCGCGCCGCCTCTTCCGCGGCGCCGCTCAGCACGCCGTGAAAGACGCACGCCTCGAGGTCGAGGACCCGGTCGCCGATGGCGACACAACCCATCGGCATGTCCGACGTGCCGCGGCGGCGGAACACGCCGACCGGAAGGTTCTGGATCGGGAATTCGGGATGACCGTTGGCCTCGGCGACCCAGCTCGTGAGCGCGGGGTCGTGGGTCTGGTCGAGCGCGAGGGTCATCCGGGCGTGAGCGCGCGCAATTCGTCCATCGGCTCGCGGAACGAGCACGAGCCGAATCCCAACACCACGTCACGGCGCGCCTCGGCGAGATCGGCTGCCGTGAGCCACGCGTCGCCCCAACCCACGCCGCCGTCCTCGAACCGGAAAGCAGCGGCGGATGATTCCTCGAGCAGCCGGCGCGCCGCCGATTCATCCATGCCGTGGCTCAGCCCCGCCGCGGTGAGCGTGAGGTTGAGGTAGCCGTACATTGGGGCCCGCGCGCTGCCCGGCTCGTAGGTGAGCGGATAGCAGCCGCGAAGCGCGTGGTGCAGGCCGGCCGTCGCCTTGAACGGCACGCGCGCGGCCACCGCGCGCGCGATGAATCGGAGGAGGTGATCGGGAGCGGGGAAGGCATCCGGGGTGACGCCGCCGGTGCGCACCTTGGCCCGGCCGCCCGAGCGCGCCAATTCGGCGATGAGTGGAGCCGGGTCTTGGGCGATGGGCAGCTCGGCGTACGTCTCGATGCCGGCCCCGATGCGGTCGCGGATCGTCTCGAGCGCGGGGCCGATCGCGCGAGCGCTCGTCGCGCCGCCGGGCACGGCGCGGAGCTCGATCGCACTTACCCGCGCGCGATCCGCCTGCTGCTCATTGAATCGGGTGATCGCCGAGAGATCGGCCGCGAGGTCCGGGCCCGAGATTGCGGAGAGCTGCCAGGAGCCCGCGAGCGGCGCGTCCGGCATCGCTTCTGCCAACTCCGCGAGCCGCGCCGCCGGCACCACGAACCGGCCAAGGGCCCAGCGGTCCGGGCCGGTGTGCTGGGCCGCGTATTCCGCCGCCGCGGACCGCATGTCGAGACGCGCCGGAGGAAACAGTCCCGCGTAGTCTATGGCGCCCTGGAGCAGCGCGCGCAGCGGTCCTTCGGCGGGCGAATGCATGGCGGGCAATATAGTGCCCGCCGCCCGCGTCGGTTGCGCAGCTCAATCGGTCGGAATCCCGTAATCCCGGAACGCGCCAGTGAAGCCGAAGCTGATCACGGCGTCCCACTGCCGAAGGTCGCTGGTCGAGCCGAACGCCGGGCTCGAGTACTGCGCCTTGTAGGTGAAGACGTCGCCGTCGAGCCGCGCCTTCACCCAGCGCGAGAGCCTCACCTCGACGCCGATGCCGCCGGCGCCCGCAAAGTCGGTGCGCCCGTTGAATGACGTGGACGGCGGATTCGCGCCGTTGGTGAAGTCGCCGCCCCGGTCCACCAACCCCGCGCCAGCGCTCAGGATGAAGGCGACCGGCCGGTTGGCGCCGAGCCGGGCCATGGCGCGGCCGGTCGCGGCAAAGAAGTGCGAGTCGATCGTCGGCGATTGCGGCACCCCGCCCACAAACTGCTCGACACCGCTCCGGTTGTAGTCGGCCGTGCCCTCGAAGCCGAACGACGGCGAAAGCCACACGCCGATCGTGCCGCCGAGGTTGAACTTGGTCTGCGCGCGTTGCGTGAGCGGGAGCCCGGTGAAGGGATCGGTGGACTGGGTGAGGTCCTCGAGCGGGAAAAACACGCCGACCCGCGGCGTGAAATCCACTTCCACCTGGGCCGCGAGCGGTCCGGCGACCGGCATCGCGAGCAGGACCCACGGGGCCAGCAGCACCAGCGATCTCCTCATGGGGGCGCTCCCTCACTGTGGCGAGGACACGTCAACGTTGGACGGCGCACCACTGGCAGGGCGGCCGGCCGGGATCCGTCGAACCGCGCGGCAACCGCCGCGAACCCATCAACTTATGCTGACAATGAGGGCCCCGGTGCGTCCGGAGCCGAGCCCGGCTTCACGCAATGGGCAGGCCACCGGCGGCCGCGTGCAAGCGCCCGGCGCGCCGGCGATCAGCGGTTGGTGCGGCCGATCCACTGCGCCGCCTCCTCCGGCCGATAGGTACGGAGCCGCTCCACCAGCCGCGTCGGGTCGTCGTCCGCCAGGATCATCATCCGGTGCTGCTCGGCGATGAATCCCTCGCGCACCGCGTGGTCGAGAAATCCCTCGAGCTGGTCGAAGTAGCCGGCGACGTTCAACAGCCCGCACGGCTTGGTGTGCAGGCCGAGCTGCTCCCAGGTGACGATCTCGAAGAACTGCTCCAGCGCGCCGAGCCCGCCCGGGAGCGCGATGAACGCGTCGGACATGTCCGCCATCTGCGATTTGCGCTGGTGCATCGAGGCGACCACGATGAGGTCGGGGATATCGGTGTTGGGCGGCTCCTTGTCGCGGAGCGAAGACACCGTCACGCCGAATACGTGCCCCCCTCGCTCCAGCACCGCCGACGCAAGCTGCCCCATGAGCCCCACACTCGCGCCGCCGTAGACGAGCTCGAGCCCCTCCGATGCCAGCACTTCGCCGAGGCCCCGCGCCGCAGCGGCGTACTCCGGCCGGGTGCCATCGCTGGACCCGGCGAAGACGCATACTCGGCGGAACGGTCGATCGTCGCTCATGGCGGTGGCCTCGATGGATCGCTCGATCTTGGAATAAAGCACGAGCCGGGGAGGGGCGGTAAGGGCGCTCGCCTCTTTCCCGTTCCGTCCCGTCTTGCTAACATGGCTTGCGCGCAGAGTCGATGGTTTGCAACTGAGGCCGTAGCAGACTTGTCATGCTCCTCCCGGATTCCGTTTCGCCACTAGCGGTCCACTTCCTCCGGCCCCCTTACCTCGCGTTCGAGCCGGTCGAGTCGCCGGCCACGCTCGATGGCAACGCGCTCCCGCTCGGCGCGGTGCTCGCCGTCGATGTGCCCGACGAGTGGGCCTGGTCTGCCGCCTCCGAGTGGGTACCGCGGCTTCGGCGGCAGTGTCCGGCGGCGCCGGTCATCGTGCGGCTCCGCCGCGTTCCGGCCGCCGATGCGTCCTGCCTCCGGCGTTCCGCCGAGCTCGGGGTGCGCGCCGTGCTCTACGAGGACGAGCCTCCGCGCGAAACCCTGCAACCCGCGCTCACCGATCCCACGAGCCTCACCGACGGCGTCGAGGAGTGGCTCGCGCTCCGCGGGCTCCGCGCGCCCGCCGCGCCGGTGCGGCTCATCGTCGAGATCTTCCGCCTCGCGCCGGCCACCCCCAAGCTGCGCCTCCTCGTGCGCGCCCTCGGCCGGCCGGAGCGGACGGTGCGAAGCTGGTTCGAGCGCGCCGGCCTGCCGGGGCCCGGCGCCTGGCTGGCCGCGGCGCACGCGACCCACGCGGCACTCCGGCTCCAGCGCGAACGGCAGAAGCCGCTGCTCACGCTCGCCGTCGAGTGCGGCTACAGCGATCACTCGTCGCTCAGCCGCCAGGCCGTGCGCCTCTTCGGCGCGCGACCCGGCGAGATCAGGCAGACGCTTGGGTGGGAGGGACTGCTGGACCGCTGGCTCGGACGCGCTACGCCAGGTCGAGGCCGAGCGCGTCCAGCAGAAACGCGTACTTGAAGGCGACTTCGCGCAGAAAGTTATAGCGCCCCGAGGCGCCGGCGTGGCCCGCGCCCATGTTGGTCTTGAGCAGCAGCTTCGTGTCGTTCGTCTTGCGGGCCCTGAGCCGCGCCGTCCACTTGGCCGGCTCCCAGTAGGCCACCCGCGGATCGTTGAGCCCGCCGGTCACCAGCATGTGGGGATACCCGCCCGCGCGCACGTTGTCGTAGGGCGAATACGACCGCATGTACGCGTAGTAGGCCGGGTCGCTCGGGTTGCCCCACTCCTCGTACTCGATCACGGTGAGCGGCAGCGAGGGGTCGAGCATCGTGTTGATCACGTCGACGAACGGCACCTCGGCCACCACCGCCCGGAAGAGGTCTGGGCGCAGATTGGTCACCGCACCCATCAGGAGGCCGCCCGCGCTGCCGCCGTTGATCGCGAGCCGCTCGGACGAGGTGTAGCCCTCCGCGATCAGGTGCTCGGCCGCGGCCACGAAGTCGGTGAAGGTGTTCCGCTTGCTCAGGAGCTTGCCGTCCTCGTACCAGCGCCGGCCCAGCTCCTCGCCGCCCCGCACGTGCGCGATGGCGACCACGATCCCGCGGTCGAGCAGGCTCAGGAAATTGGAGGAGAACGCCGGGTCGAAGCTCACGCCGTATGCGCCGTAGGCGAGGAGCAGAAGCGGGCGGCTGCCGTCGAGCGCGAGCGGCCGGCGATACACCAGCGAGATCGGCACCTCGGCGCCGGCGGCCGCGCGGGCGGACACGCGCTCGGTGCGGTAGAGGGTGGCGTCATAGCCGCCGCGCACCACGGTCTGCTTCCGGACCACCCGCGTGCGCGTCGCCATGTCGTAGTCCACCACCATGCTCGGCGTCACCAGCGAGGTATAGACGAACCGGAGCACGGTGGTGTCGAACTCCGGGTTGCCGGAGGGGTTGAGCGCGTAGGCCGACTCGGGAAAATCCACCTCGTGCTCGCCGCCGGCCTCGAGATCGATGACGCGGATGCGGCGGAGCCCCTGCCGGCGCTCGTAGGCGACGAGGTACCGGCGGAAAAGATCGACTCCGTCGAGCTTGACATCGGTGCGATGCGGCAGCAGCTCGCGCCAGTTGTGGCGGCCCGGATCGCTCACCGGCGCCGTGACCAGGCGGAAGTTCTCGGCGCCGTCGTTGGTCACGATGTAGAACCGGTCGCCCCGGTGCGCCACGTTGTATTCGACGCCGTGCGCGCGAGGCTCGACCGGACGGAAGGCGCCCTCGGGCTGGTCGGCCCTGAGCGCGCGCACCTCGGACGTGGTGTGGCTCTCGATCTCGAGGAAGAGCCACTCGCGGCTCCGGCTCCGGCTCACGTCGACGAAGAAGGCCTCGTCCGGCTCGTGATACATCAGGACGTCGAGCGCGGGGTCGCTCCCGAGCCGGTGCCGCCAGAGCGCGGCGGGGCGGCGGGCGTCGTCCAGCACCGTATAGAAGAGGGTGCGGTTGTCGTTGGCCCATGCCACGCCGCGCGCCGTGTTCACGATCCGCTCAGGCCCGAGCTCGCCGGTCTCGATGTTCTTGATGAAGAGGGTGAACTGCTCGGCCCCGGTGAGGTCGAGCGAGTAGGCGAGGTAGCGGTGATCCGGACTCACCTCGCTCGCGCCGAGCCGGCAGTAGGGATGGCCCTCGGCGACGCGATTCAGGTCGAGGAGCACTTCCTCGGGCGCATCCTCGCTCCCCCGCTTGCGGCAGAAGAGCGGGTACTGCTGGCCGGCCTCGACGCGGCTGTAGTAGAGCCACTCGTCGAGCCGTTCGGGCACCGAGAGGTCGGTCTCCTGAATCCGTCCGACCAGCTCCTGATAAAGCCGCTCCTGCAGCGCCTCGGTATGCCGCATCGCGAGGCGGGTGTATTCGTTCTCGGCCTCGAGATAGGCGATCACCGCCGGATCCTCGCGGTCTCGCAGCCAGTGGTACTCGTCGACGCGGAGGTCGCCGTGGCGGGTGTCGACCCGATCCCTGACCGCGGCGCGCGGGGGCGCGGGTGCGTTCGGAGGCGGTGGGGCAATGCGATCGAACTCGTGCGGGGTTGCGACGCCCGCGTCGATCGACGGAGACGCGACGGCGCTGGCGGGGGCTTCGATCGCCGGCGCCGAGGCGCGGCGGGGGGGTTCGAGAGCCATTGTGGGGCCGGTGCTTTCCTTATTCAGGTGCTTCGCCGAGCGGCGGGGCGGGCCGGCCGCAGCAGTCCTGCGGCAATTACCACCCAAGGCTGGGGCATGTCAAGCACGGCGTAAGCTATTGCCAAGACGCGGCTTAGCTGATGTGATCCCGGCCGGGTCCGCCGCGATTGAGCGGGCGTCTGCGTAAGCGCTTGGCGGGGCGCCGGTTGGGTCCGATCACCCTGGAGCCGGCCTCGGCCGGAAGGGAAACCCATGATTAGAACAAGGATGCGATCAGTGGTATGCACCCATACGCCGCCTCCAGCACCTGCCTGGCGGCCGCCCGTGACTGCCGCCGCCGCGGCACGGTTCTGGCCCACCGCGGCCGCGCCGATGCGCCGCCACCGATCTTCGTCCGCCTGAATGTCGCTGACCCAGCGCGTTCCCGATCTCCACGCGCCCGAGCCCGCGGTCAGCCCGCCGCGCACGCTCTCGCGGCAGGTGCCGGCATTCGCGGCGCGCGCGCTCGTGGCGCTCGCCGCACTCGCCGTCGCGGCGGCACTCGTGGCCGAGTTCCGCGGCATGCTCAATCCCGACGCGGGGTGGTTCCTCTACTGCTCGAATGCGTACGCGCATGGCCGCCGGCTCTACGTCGACCTGCTCGAGATCAACCCGCCGCTCGCCTTCTGGCTCGACCTCCCGGCCGTCGGCCTGCACGCCGTCACCGGGTGGCCGCTCATCACCGCGTTCCGGCTTTACGTCGTGGTGGTCGCCGCACTCTCGGCCACCGGCGCGTTCGCGCTCACGCGCGGCCTCTTCCCGGGCGGCGCGAACGGCGAGCGCGGCCCGGCGCGCGTCGCGTTCGGCTGCGCGCTGGCGTTCGTCGCGTTTCCGCTCCTGGGCGGCGCGTTCGGCCAGCGCGAGCACCTGGCGCTCCTGCTCGCGCTTCCGTGGCTTGCCCTCTCGGCAAGGCGCGCCGCGCGGCTCGACTGCGCCGCGTGGGTTGCCGCCGCGTGCGGCGCGTGCGCCGGCCTCGCGATGGCCATCAAGCCGCAGTACTTCGCCGTCTGGGCGGCGGTCGCGTGGTGCCGGAGCCGATATCTCTCCCGGGGCGAGCTGCTCCGCGTCGAGGATGCGGCGGTGGCCGTGGTCGCGGGGGTGTACGGGCTGCTCGTCCTTACGCTCACGCCCGAATACCTGGAGTTCGTGCAGCGGTTCGGCACGTCGTACCTCGACTTCGGCCGGCACTCGCTGGGCTACATGCTCGTCCTCCAGTCGTCGGCATTCGCGTGCTACGTGGCGCTTGCCGCGTGGTGGATCGGCCGGCGCGCGGGCCGCGATCCGCTGGCCGACGTACTCGCGGCCGCGGCCGCCGGCTTTCTCGCCGCGGCCGTCATGCAGCACAAGGGGTGGAGCTATCACTACGTCCCGGCGCGCGGATGCACGGTGCTGCTGGCCGCGGTGGTGCTGGCGCGCGCGCCCGCGGTCCGGCTGCCGTCGGCGCGGCGCCTGGCGGAAACGCTGGCGGGGCTCGTGGTGGCGACCTACGTGCTGCTGGTGGGAGTCGATCTCTACTGGCGC includes these proteins:
- the fahA gene encoding fumarylacetoacetase, whose amino-acid sequence is MTLALDQTHDPALTSWVAEANGHPEFPIQNLPVGVFRRRGTSDMPMGCVAIGDRVLDLEACVFHGVLSGAAEEAARGCIGPALNDFLGASPDLRRELRLGVSRLLAAGARAREELLVPMADAELFVPMAVGDYTDFYASVHHATNVGSLFRPDNPLLPNYKWLPIGYHGRASSIVPSGAPVRRPAGQRRHDPDAPPTLGPTRMLDYELEAGFIVGPGNALGVPIPIGQAEQHLAGLCLVNDWSARDIQSWEYQPLGPFLAKSFATTVSPWIVTPDALAPFRAPAFARPPGDPPPLAYLFDADDQAHGAVDAVLEVELTSAEMRSRGMAPLRISRSRLADLYWTPAQLVTSHTSGGCNLRSGDLLGSGTVSGPTKDSRGCLLELTWRGREPLHLPTGEERTFLLDGDEVTLRGWCEREGFARIGLGECRGRVAATALPPPPSA
- a CDS encoding TIGR00730 family Rossman fold protein — protein: MSDDRPFRRVCVFAGSSDGTRPEYAAAARGLGEVLASEGLELVYGGASVGLMGQLASAVLERGGHVFGVTVSSLRDKEPPNTDIPDLIVVASMHQRKSQMADMSDAFIALPGGLGALEQFFEIVTWEQLGLHTKPCGLLNVAGYFDQLEGFLDHAVREGFIAEQHRMMILADDDPTRLVERLRTYRPEEAAQWIGRTNR
- a CDS encoding helix-turn-helix domain-containing protein, whose product is MLLPDSVSPLAVHFLRPPYLAFEPVESPATLDGNALPLGAVLAVDVPDEWAWSAASEWVPRLRRQCPAAPVIVRLRRVPAADASCLRRSAELGVRAVLYEDEPPRETLQPALTDPTSLTDGVEEWLALRGLRAPAAPVRLIVEIFRLAPATPKLRLLVRALGRPERTVRSWFERAGLPGPGAWLAAAHATHAALRLQRERQKPLLTLAVECGYSDHSSLSRQAVRLFGARPGEIRQTLGWEGLLDRWLGRATPGRGRARPAETRT
- a CDS encoding S9 family peptidase is translated as MALEPPRRASAPAIEAPASAVASPSIDAGVATPHEFDRIAPPPPNAPAPPRAAVRDRVDTRHGDLRVDEYHWLRDREDPAVIAYLEAENEYTRLAMRHTEALQERLYQELVGRIQETDLSVPERLDEWLYYSRVEAGQQYPLFCRKRGSEDAPEEVLLDLNRVAEGHPYCRLGASEVSPDHRYLAYSLDLTGAEQFTLFIKNIETGELGPERIVNTARGVAWANDNRTLFYTVLDDARRPAALWRHRLGSDPALDVLMYHEPDEAFFVDVSRSRSREWLFLEIESHTTSEVRALRADQPEGAFRPVEPRAHGVEYNVAHRGDRFYIVTNDGAENFRLVTAPVSDPGRHNWRELLPHRTDVKLDGVDLFRRYLVAYERRQGLRRIRVIDLEAGGEHEVDFPESAYALNPSGNPEFDTTVLRFVYTSLVTPSMVVDYDMATRTRVVRKQTVVRGGYDATLYRTERVSARAAAGAEVPISLVYRRPLALDGSRPLLLLAYGAYGVSFDPAFSSNFLSLLDRGIVVAIAHVRGGEELGRRWYEDGKLLSKRNTFTDFVAAAEHLIAEGYTSSERLAINGGSAGGLLMGAVTNLRPDLFRAVVAEVPFVDVINTMLDPSLPLTVIEYEEWGNPSDPAYYAYMRSYSPYDNVRAGGYPHMLVTGGLNDPRVAYWEPAKWTARLRARKTNDTKLLLKTNMGAGHAGASGRYNFLREVAFKYAFLLDALGLDLA